From Carya illinoinensis cultivar Pawnee chromosome 5, C.illinoinensisPawnee_v1, whole genome shotgun sequence, one genomic window encodes:
- the LOC122311854 gene encoding uncharacterized protein LOC122311854 isoform X2: MKPMETIQDLIEQAKFRTVWWALCIFAVSYLLTHTSKSIWMNVPISILFVCALRILFNEVDFHWKVRSVHLPTYLSHLEKKQLSANDSRLYTTPAPPKWKRKIDSPIVEAAMNGFIDQILKDFVVDMWYSEITPDREFPDHIRAIIMDALGEISGRVKELNLVDLLTRDIVDLIGDHLDLFRRNQAAIGVEVMATLSSEERDERLKHHLMASKELHPALISPESEYKVLQQLVGGVLAVVLRPREVHSPLIRSIARELVTCLVMQPVMSFATPGVIWEGSYQSTNAAAHTHGHPLTAGGLRDDDSTLREYSSSNQGSDMTLTKIDNQMESFLKYDTEKPMNYQSTDWARMLEAATQRRTEVLLPENLENMWTKGRNYKKKEQRDIKAGFQDPLVNGSGINGAIFSKDPGKEMLVNRHEMPLGTNELAIKKVRHGQHFDNLLRDERKTGEDFSQEPNRELYFEGGNLVDKLEHTSILATDANKHRLKRSNSTSALIAQPDTESKVTGESEGLIISEFYSPNFGRHSGRNASDMVLHSKAQQVPKLKCRVMGAYFEKHRSKSFAVYTIGVTDAENKTWFVKRRYRNFERLHRHLKDIPNYMLHLPPKRIFSSNTDDTFVHQRCVQLDKYLQDLLSIANVAEQHEVWDFLSVSSKNYAFGKASSVMRTLAVNVDDAVDDVVRQFKGVSDGLRPKVVVPSPPNEASSSTFVQNLSGNANVINRHVSFYNTVGTSNSSHDNYEGHKDENDGQEEVNHANANGSHSDNELNSKSFPPQTIEQAKEPINFSSGKRHDLAAKHGTHRGGFPAASLPLISDHLEDPVGMPHEWTPTNLSVPLLNLVDNIFQLKRRGWLRRQVFWISKQVLQLIMQDAIDDWLLRQIHWLRRDDIIARGILWIQGVLWPDGTFFRRVENAQSNDNDSEANKKPLQTKNQFGGNKVSALVSFEQQFEATRRASDVKKMLFDGAPTALVSLIGHTQYRRCARDIYYFTQSSICVKFLAHSILELLLISVFPELRNLVREAHEKMSIPQHI, translated from the exons ATGAAGCCGATGGAGACCATTCAGGATCTAATTGAGCAGGCTAAGTTTCGAACGGTTTGGTGGGCCCTGTGTATCTTCGCCGTTTCCTACTTGTTAACGC ATACAAGTAAGtcaatttggatgaatgtaccCATATCAATTCTGTTTGTTTGTGCACTAcgcattctttttaatgaggTAGATTTCCATTGGAAAGTTCGATCAGTTCATCTACCAACATACTTATCTCATTTGGAGAAGAAACAGTTGTCGGCGAATGATTCACGCCTTTATACTACGCCTGCCCCACcaaaatggaaaaggaaaatcGATTCTCCTATTGTTGAGGCTGCAATGAATGGCTTTATTGATCAGATATTAAAGGATTTTGTAGTGGATATGTGGTATTCAGAAATTACTCCAGACAGGGAGTTCCCAGACCATATACGGGCCATAATCATGGATGCTCTCGGTGAAATCTCAGGAAGGGTTAAAGAGTTAAACCTTGTCGACTTGCTGACaag GGATATAGTTGATTTAATAGGGGATCACTTGGACCTCTTCAGAAGAAACCAAGCTGCTATAGGTGTTGAAGTTATGGCAACACTGTCTTCTgaggagagagatgagagattgAAACACCATCTAATGGCTTCTAAGGAGCTTCATCCTGCATTGATATCTCCTGAGAGTGAGTACAAG GTTCTTCAACAGCTAGTAGGTGGAGTGCTAGCTGTGGTACTAAGACCACGAGAAGTTCATTCTCCTTTGATTCGATCTATCGCTCGGGAACTTGTAACTTGCTTGGTTATGCAACCCGTTATGAGTTTTGCAACCCCTGG CGTTATTTGGGAAGGTAGTTATCAGTCAACCAATGCAGCAGCTCATACTCATGGTCATCCTCTCACAGCAGGAGGTTTACGTGATGATGATTCTACCTTGAGGGAATATTCATCCTCTAATCAAGGGTCCGATATGACTTTGACTAAAATTGACAATCAAATGGAATCATTTTTGAAATATGACACAGAAAAGCCTATGAATTACCAGTCTACTGATTGGGCACGAATGCTGGAGGCTGCGACCCAGAGAAGAACTGAAGTTCTTTTACCTGAAAATCTTGAGAACATGTGGACAAAaggaagaaattataaaaagaaagagcAGAGGGACATTAAAGCAGGTTTTCAAGATCCTCTAGTAAACGGTTCTGGAATAAATGGTGCCATATTTAGTAAAGATCCGGGAAAGGAAATGTTAGTCAACAGACATGAAATGCCTTTAGGAACAAATGAGCTAGCAATAAAGAAGGTAAGGCATGGACAGCATTTTGATAATCTATTAAGAGACGAGAGAAAAACTGGGGAAGACTTCTCTCAAGAGCCCAACAGGGAATTGTATTTTGAGGGAGGGAATCTTGTTGATAAATTGGAGCATACTAGTATTCTTGCAACTGATGCTAATAAACATCGGCTTAAGAGGTCAAATAGCACTTCTGCTTTGATAGCCCAACCTGATACAGAATCAAAAGTTACTGGAGAATCTGAAGGGCTCATTATTTCAGAGTTCTACAGCCCCAATTTTGGCAGGCATAGTGGTAGGAATGCTTCAGATATGGTGCTCCACAGCAAGGCACAACAAGTTCCCAAGCTCAAGTGCCGG GTTATGGGAGCATATTTTGAGAAACATAGGTCAAAATCTTTTGCAGTTTATACAATTGGGGTGACAGATGCAGAAAATAAGACTTGGTTTGTCAAAAGAAG GTACAGGAATTTCGAGCGATTGCATCGACATCTTAAAGACATCCCAAATTATATGTTACATTTGCCTCCTAAAAGGATATTCTCATCAAACACAGATGACACTTTTGTTCATCAGCGATGCGTTCAGCTTGATAAATATCTGCAA GATCTCTTGTCAATTGCTAATGTTGCTGAACAGCATGAAGTGTGGGATTTTTTGAGTGTTTCTTCAAAG AATTATGCTTTCGGAAAAGCTTCCTCAGTGATGAGAACCCTGGCAG TTAATGTGGATGATGCGGTGGATGATGTTGTACGCCAGTTCAAAGGGGTTTCAGATGGCTTAAGGCCTAAAGTTGTTGTTCCATCACCCCCTAATGAAGCCTCTTCTTCAACATTTGTCCAGAACTTGTCTGGGAATGCAAATGTGATAAATAGACACGTATCATTTTATAATACAGTGGGAACCTCGAATAGCTCTCATGATAATTATGAAGGACACAAGGATGAAAATGATGGTCAAGAGGAAGTTAATCATGCAAACGCCAATGGGTCACATTCTGACAATGAACTGAACTCAAAGAGTTTTCCACCTCAGACAATTGAACAAGCCAAAGAGCCAATAAACTTCAGTTCTGGGAAGAGACATGATTTAGCTGCAAAACATGGAACACACCGGGGTGGATTTCCAGCAGCAAGTCTCCCGTTAATCTCGGATCATTTGGAGGACCCAGTTGGAATGCCACATGAG TGGACTCCGACAAATTTAAGTGTTCCTCTGTTGAATCTAGTTGACAATATATTTCAGCTCAAGAGAAGAGGTTGGCTGAG AAGACAGGTCTTTTGGATATCAAAACAAGTTTTGCAGTTAATAATGCAAGATGCAATTGATGACTGGCTCTTGAGGCAGATTCATTGGCTGCGGAGAGATGACATTATTGCTCGAGGGATTCTGTGGATTCAAGGG gTTCTCTGGCCTGATGGCACATTCTTCCGAAGAGTAGAGAACGCTCAGAGTAATGACAATGATTCTGAAGCTAATAAAAAGCCTTTACAAACTAAAAATCAATTTGGTGGCAATAAAGTCTCCGCCTTGGTGTCTTTTGAACAACAGTTTGAGGCCACTCGCAGAGCAAGTGATGTCAAGAAAATGTTATTTG atggAGCTCCAACAGCTTTAGTAAGTTTGATTGGTCATACGCAGTACAGGCGTTGTGCGAGGGACATTTATTATTTCACTCAG TCTTCTATCTGTGTGAAGTTCCTTGCACATTCGATACTAGAACTATTACTCATATCAGTTTTCCCCGAGCTGCGGAATCTTGTTCGCGAAGCACATGAGAAGATGAGTATTCCACAACATATATAG
- the LOC122311854 gene encoding uncharacterized protein LOC122311854 isoform X5 → MKPMETIQDLIEQAKFRTVWWALCIFAVSYLLTHTSKSIWMNVPISILFVCALRILFNEVDFHWKVRSVHLPTYLSHLEKKQLSANDSRLYTTPAPPKWKRKIDSPIVEAAMNGFIDQILKDFVVDMWYSEITPDREFPDHIRAIIMDALGEISGRVKELNLVDLLTRDIVDLIGDHLDLFRRNQAAIGVEVMATLSSEERDERLKHHLMASKELHPALISPESEYKVLQQLVGGVLAVVLRPREVHSPLIRSIARELVTCLVMQPVMSFATPGYVNELIEYLLLAAKDDSVIWEGSYQSTNAAAHTHGHPLTAGGLRDDDSTLREYSSSNQGSDMTLTKIDNQMESFLKYDTEKPMNYQSTDWARMLEAATQRRTEVLLPENLENMWTKGRNYKKKEQRDIKAGFQDPLVNGSGINGAIFSKDPGKEMLVNRHEMPLGTNELAIKKVRHGQHFDNLLRDERKTGEDFSQEPNRELYFEGGNLVDKLEHTSILATDANKHRLKRSNSTSALIAQPDTESKVTGESEGLIISEFYSPNFGRHSGRNASDMVLHSKAQQVPKLKCRVMGAYFEKHRSKSFAVYTIGVTDAENKTWFVKRRYRNFERLHRHLKDIPNYMLHLPPKRIFSSNTDDTFVHQRCVQLDKYLQDLLSIANVAEQHEVWDFLSVSSKNYAFGKASSVMRTLAVNVDDAVDDVVRQFKGVSDGLRPKVVVPSPPNEASSSTFVQNLSGNANVINRHVSFYNTVGTSNSSHDNYEGHKDENDGQEEVNHANANGSHSDNELNSKSFPPQTIEQAKEPINFSSGKRHDLAAKHGTHRGGFPAASLPLISDHLEDPVGMPHEWTPTNLSVPLLNLVDNIFQLKRRGWLRRQVFWISKQVLQLIMQDAIDDWLLRQIHWLRRDDIIARGILWIQGVLWPDGTFFRRVENAQSNDNDSEANKKPLQTKNQFGGNKVSALVSFEQQFEATRRASDVKKMLFATVQ, encoded by the exons ATGAAGCCGATGGAGACCATTCAGGATCTAATTGAGCAGGCTAAGTTTCGAACGGTTTGGTGGGCCCTGTGTATCTTCGCCGTTTCCTACTTGTTAACGC ATACAAGTAAGtcaatttggatgaatgtaccCATATCAATTCTGTTTGTTTGTGCACTAcgcattctttttaatgaggTAGATTTCCATTGGAAAGTTCGATCAGTTCATCTACCAACATACTTATCTCATTTGGAGAAGAAACAGTTGTCGGCGAATGATTCACGCCTTTATACTACGCCTGCCCCACcaaaatggaaaaggaaaatcGATTCTCCTATTGTTGAGGCTGCAATGAATGGCTTTATTGATCAGATATTAAAGGATTTTGTAGTGGATATGTGGTATTCAGAAATTACTCCAGACAGGGAGTTCCCAGACCATATACGGGCCATAATCATGGATGCTCTCGGTGAAATCTCAGGAAGGGTTAAAGAGTTAAACCTTGTCGACTTGCTGACaag GGATATAGTTGATTTAATAGGGGATCACTTGGACCTCTTCAGAAGAAACCAAGCTGCTATAGGTGTTGAAGTTATGGCAACACTGTCTTCTgaggagagagatgagagattgAAACACCATCTAATGGCTTCTAAGGAGCTTCATCCTGCATTGATATCTCCTGAGAGTGAGTACAAG GTTCTTCAACAGCTAGTAGGTGGAGTGCTAGCTGTGGTACTAAGACCACGAGAAGTTCATTCTCCTTTGATTCGATCTATCGCTCGGGAACTTGTAACTTGCTTGGTTATGCAACCCGTTATGAGTTTTGCAACCCCTGG CTACGTCAATGAATTGATTGAATACCTTTTACTTGCTGCTAAAGATGACAGCGTTATTTGGGAAGGTAGTTATCAGTCAACCAATGCAGCAGCTCATACTCATGGTCATCCTCTCACAGCAGGAGGTTTACGTGATGATGATTCTACCTTGAGGGAATATTCATCCTCTAATCAAGGGTCCGATATGACTTTGACTAAAATTGACAATCAAATGGAATCATTTTTGAAATATGACACAGAAAAGCCTATGAATTACCAGTCTACTGATTGGGCACGAATGCTGGAGGCTGCGACCCAGAGAAGAACTGAAGTTCTTTTACCTGAAAATCTTGAGAACATGTGGACAAAaggaagaaattataaaaagaaagagcAGAGGGACATTAAAGCAGGTTTTCAAGATCCTCTAGTAAACGGTTCTGGAATAAATGGTGCCATATTTAGTAAAGATCCGGGAAAGGAAATGTTAGTCAACAGACATGAAATGCCTTTAGGAACAAATGAGCTAGCAATAAAGAAGGTAAGGCATGGACAGCATTTTGATAATCTATTAAGAGACGAGAGAAAAACTGGGGAAGACTTCTCTCAAGAGCCCAACAGGGAATTGTATTTTGAGGGAGGGAATCTTGTTGATAAATTGGAGCATACTAGTATTCTTGCAACTGATGCTAATAAACATCGGCTTAAGAGGTCAAATAGCACTTCTGCTTTGATAGCCCAACCTGATACAGAATCAAAAGTTACTGGAGAATCTGAAGGGCTCATTATTTCAGAGTTCTACAGCCCCAATTTTGGCAGGCATAGTGGTAGGAATGCTTCAGATATGGTGCTCCACAGCAAGGCACAACAAGTTCCCAAGCTCAAGTGCCGG GTTATGGGAGCATATTTTGAGAAACATAGGTCAAAATCTTTTGCAGTTTATACAATTGGGGTGACAGATGCAGAAAATAAGACTTGGTTTGTCAAAAGAAG GTACAGGAATTTCGAGCGATTGCATCGACATCTTAAAGACATCCCAAATTATATGTTACATTTGCCTCCTAAAAGGATATTCTCATCAAACACAGATGACACTTTTGTTCATCAGCGATGCGTTCAGCTTGATAAATATCTGCAA GATCTCTTGTCAATTGCTAATGTTGCTGAACAGCATGAAGTGTGGGATTTTTTGAGTGTTTCTTCAAAG AATTATGCTTTCGGAAAAGCTTCCTCAGTGATGAGAACCCTGGCAG TTAATGTGGATGATGCGGTGGATGATGTTGTACGCCAGTTCAAAGGGGTTTCAGATGGCTTAAGGCCTAAAGTTGTTGTTCCATCACCCCCTAATGAAGCCTCTTCTTCAACATTTGTCCAGAACTTGTCTGGGAATGCAAATGTGATAAATAGACACGTATCATTTTATAATACAGTGGGAACCTCGAATAGCTCTCATGATAATTATGAAGGACACAAGGATGAAAATGATGGTCAAGAGGAAGTTAATCATGCAAACGCCAATGGGTCACATTCTGACAATGAACTGAACTCAAAGAGTTTTCCACCTCAGACAATTGAACAAGCCAAAGAGCCAATAAACTTCAGTTCTGGGAAGAGACATGATTTAGCTGCAAAACATGGAACACACCGGGGTGGATTTCCAGCAGCAAGTCTCCCGTTAATCTCGGATCATTTGGAGGACCCAGTTGGAATGCCACATGAG TGGACTCCGACAAATTTAAGTGTTCCTCTGTTGAATCTAGTTGACAATATATTTCAGCTCAAGAGAAGAGGTTGGCTGAG AAGACAGGTCTTTTGGATATCAAAACAAGTTTTGCAGTTAATAATGCAAGATGCAATTGATGACTGGCTCTTGAGGCAGATTCATTGGCTGCGGAGAGATGACATTATTGCTCGAGGGATTCTGTGGATTCAAGGG gTTCTCTGGCCTGATGGCACATTCTTCCGAAGAGTAGAGAACGCTCAGAGTAATGACAATGATTCTGAAGCTAATAAAAAGCCTTTACAAACTAAAAATCAATTTGGTGGCAATAAAGTCTCCGCCTTGGTGTCTTTTGAACAACAGTTTGAGGCCACTCGCAGAGCAAGTGATGTCAAGAAAATGTTATTTG CGACCGTCCAATAA
- the LOC122311854 gene encoding uncharacterized protein LOC122311854 isoform X1: MKPMETIQDLIEQAKFRTVWWALCIFAVSYLLTHTSKSIWMNVPISILFVCALRILFNEVDFHWKVRSVHLPTYLSHLEKKQLSANDSRLYTTPAPPKWKRKIDSPIVEAAMNGFIDQILKDFVVDMWYSEITPDREFPDHIRAIIMDALGEISGRVKELNLVDLLTRDIVDLIGDHLDLFRRNQAAIGVEVMATLSSEERDERLKHHLMASKELHPALISPESEYKVLQQLVGGVLAVVLRPREVHSPLIRSIARELVTCLVMQPVMSFATPGYVNELIEYLLLAAKDDSVIWEGSYQSTNAAAHTHGHPLTAGGLRDDDSTLREYSSSNQGSDMTLTKIDNQMESFLKYDTEKPMNYQSTDWARMLEAATQRRTEVLLPENLENMWTKGRNYKKKEQRDIKAGFQDPLVNGSGINGAIFSKDPGKEMLVNRHEMPLGTNELAIKKVRHGQHFDNLLRDERKTGEDFSQEPNRELYFEGGNLVDKLEHTSILATDANKHRLKRSNSTSALIAQPDTESKVTGESEGLIISEFYSPNFGRHSGRNASDMVLHSKAQQVPKLKCRVMGAYFEKHRSKSFAVYTIGVTDAENKTWFVKRRYRNFERLHRHLKDIPNYMLHLPPKRIFSSNTDDTFVHQRCVQLDKYLQDLLSIANVAEQHEVWDFLSVSSKNYAFGKASSVMRTLAVNVDDAVDDVVRQFKGVSDGLRPKVVVPSPPNEASSSTFVQNLSGNANVINRHVSFYNTVGTSNSSHDNYEGHKDENDGQEEVNHANANGSHSDNELNSKSFPPQTIEQAKEPINFSSGKRHDLAAKHGTHRGGFPAASLPLISDHLEDPVGMPHEWTPTNLSVPLLNLVDNIFQLKRRGWLRRQVFWISKQVLQLIMQDAIDDWLLRQIHWLRRDDIIARGILWIQGVLWPDGTFFRRVENAQSNDNDSEANKKPLQTKNQFGGNKVSALVSFEQQFEATRRASDVKKMLFDGAPTALVSLIGHTQYRRCARDIYYFTQSSICVKFLAHSILELLLISVFPELRNLVREAHEKMSIPQHI, from the exons ATGAAGCCGATGGAGACCATTCAGGATCTAATTGAGCAGGCTAAGTTTCGAACGGTTTGGTGGGCCCTGTGTATCTTCGCCGTTTCCTACTTGTTAACGC ATACAAGTAAGtcaatttggatgaatgtaccCATATCAATTCTGTTTGTTTGTGCACTAcgcattctttttaatgaggTAGATTTCCATTGGAAAGTTCGATCAGTTCATCTACCAACATACTTATCTCATTTGGAGAAGAAACAGTTGTCGGCGAATGATTCACGCCTTTATACTACGCCTGCCCCACcaaaatggaaaaggaaaatcGATTCTCCTATTGTTGAGGCTGCAATGAATGGCTTTATTGATCAGATATTAAAGGATTTTGTAGTGGATATGTGGTATTCAGAAATTACTCCAGACAGGGAGTTCCCAGACCATATACGGGCCATAATCATGGATGCTCTCGGTGAAATCTCAGGAAGGGTTAAAGAGTTAAACCTTGTCGACTTGCTGACaag GGATATAGTTGATTTAATAGGGGATCACTTGGACCTCTTCAGAAGAAACCAAGCTGCTATAGGTGTTGAAGTTATGGCAACACTGTCTTCTgaggagagagatgagagattgAAACACCATCTAATGGCTTCTAAGGAGCTTCATCCTGCATTGATATCTCCTGAGAGTGAGTACAAG GTTCTTCAACAGCTAGTAGGTGGAGTGCTAGCTGTGGTACTAAGACCACGAGAAGTTCATTCTCCTTTGATTCGATCTATCGCTCGGGAACTTGTAACTTGCTTGGTTATGCAACCCGTTATGAGTTTTGCAACCCCTGG CTACGTCAATGAATTGATTGAATACCTTTTACTTGCTGCTAAAGATGACAGCGTTATTTGGGAAGGTAGTTATCAGTCAACCAATGCAGCAGCTCATACTCATGGTCATCCTCTCACAGCAGGAGGTTTACGTGATGATGATTCTACCTTGAGGGAATATTCATCCTCTAATCAAGGGTCCGATATGACTTTGACTAAAATTGACAATCAAATGGAATCATTTTTGAAATATGACACAGAAAAGCCTATGAATTACCAGTCTACTGATTGGGCACGAATGCTGGAGGCTGCGACCCAGAGAAGAACTGAAGTTCTTTTACCTGAAAATCTTGAGAACATGTGGACAAAaggaagaaattataaaaagaaagagcAGAGGGACATTAAAGCAGGTTTTCAAGATCCTCTAGTAAACGGTTCTGGAATAAATGGTGCCATATTTAGTAAAGATCCGGGAAAGGAAATGTTAGTCAACAGACATGAAATGCCTTTAGGAACAAATGAGCTAGCAATAAAGAAGGTAAGGCATGGACAGCATTTTGATAATCTATTAAGAGACGAGAGAAAAACTGGGGAAGACTTCTCTCAAGAGCCCAACAGGGAATTGTATTTTGAGGGAGGGAATCTTGTTGATAAATTGGAGCATACTAGTATTCTTGCAACTGATGCTAATAAACATCGGCTTAAGAGGTCAAATAGCACTTCTGCTTTGATAGCCCAACCTGATACAGAATCAAAAGTTACTGGAGAATCTGAAGGGCTCATTATTTCAGAGTTCTACAGCCCCAATTTTGGCAGGCATAGTGGTAGGAATGCTTCAGATATGGTGCTCCACAGCAAGGCACAACAAGTTCCCAAGCTCAAGTGCCGG GTTATGGGAGCATATTTTGAGAAACATAGGTCAAAATCTTTTGCAGTTTATACAATTGGGGTGACAGATGCAGAAAATAAGACTTGGTTTGTCAAAAGAAG GTACAGGAATTTCGAGCGATTGCATCGACATCTTAAAGACATCCCAAATTATATGTTACATTTGCCTCCTAAAAGGATATTCTCATCAAACACAGATGACACTTTTGTTCATCAGCGATGCGTTCAGCTTGATAAATATCTGCAA GATCTCTTGTCAATTGCTAATGTTGCTGAACAGCATGAAGTGTGGGATTTTTTGAGTGTTTCTTCAAAG AATTATGCTTTCGGAAAAGCTTCCTCAGTGATGAGAACCCTGGCAG TTAATGTGGATGATGCGGTGGATGATGTTGTACGCCAGTTCAAAGGGGTTTCAGATGGCTTAAGGCCTAAAGTTGTTGTTCCATCACCCCCTAATGAAGCCTCTTCTTCAACATTTGTCCAGAACTTGTCTGGGAATGCAAATGTGATAAATAGACACGTATCATTTTATAATACAGTGGGAACCTCGAATAGCTCTCATGATAATTATGAAGGACACAAGGATGAAAATGATGGTCAAGAGGAAGTTAATCATGCAAACGCCAATGGGTCACATTCTGACAATGAACTGAACTCAAAGAGTTTTCCACCTCAGACAATTGAACAAGCCAAAGAGCCAATAAACTTCAGTTCTGGGAAGAGACATGATTTAGCTGCAAAACATGGAACACACCGGGGTGGATTTCCAGCAGCAAGTCTCCCGTTAATCTCGGATCATTTGGAGGACCCAGTTGGAATGCCACATGAG TGGACTCCGACAAATTTAAGTGTTCCTCTGTTGAATCTAGTTGACAATATATTTCAGCTCAAGAGAAGAGGTTGGCTGAG AAGACAGGTCTTTTGGATATCAAAACAAGTTTTGCAGTTAATAATGCAAGATGCAATTGATGACTGGCTCTTGAGGCAGATTCATTGGCTGCGGAGAGATGACATTATTGCTCGAGGGATTCTGTGGATTCAAGGG gTTCTCTGGCCTGATGGCACATTCTTCCGAAGAGTAGAGAACGCTCAGAGTAATGACAATGATTCTGAAGCTAATAAAAAGCCTTTACAAACTAAAAATCAATTTGGTGGCAATAAAGTCTCCGCCTTGGTGTCTTTTGAACAACAGTTTGAGGCCACTCGCAGAGCAAGTGATGTCAAGAAAATGTTATTTG atggAGCTCCAACAGCTTTAGTAAGTTTGATTGGTCATACGCAGTACAGGCGTTGTGCGAGGGACATTTATTATTTCACTCAG TCTTCTATCTGTGTGAAGTTCCTTGCACATTCGATACTAGAACTATTACTCATATCAGTTTTCCCCGAGCTGCGGAATCTTGTTCGCGAAGCACATGAGAAGATGAGTATTCCACAACATATATAG